A genomic segment from Xyrauchen texanus isolate HMW12.3.18 chromosome 21, RBS_HiC_50CHRs, whole genome shotgun sequence encodes:
- the LOC127661709 gene encoding myelin expression factor 2-like, with the protein MADEELTADLIKDIKQEDSEESLTGEGETEQQENNNGDKTDAEEATKEKPEPKVKSSGARKSNRYHPYKDRHGSSGDKKSSHRNRVFISNIPYDMKWQSIKDLMREKVGEVTYVELFKDGEGKSRGCGVVEFKDEEFVKKAIEVMSKHDLNGRPLNIKEDPDGEHARRVLQKAGRMYGGGRGQDAGCINVPPSISNNPNIPPDIINALQAGRLGTTVFVANLDFKVSWKKLKEVFSMAGMVRRADVKEDKDGKSRGMGTVTFEQPLEAVQAISMLNGQMLFDRQMHVKMDEKSLPADDFRPAEKQPQLPRGLGGIGLGLGPGGQPINANDLGGGGMGSMGPGGMDGPGYSGMNRMSGMGGGFSGMGGMGGFGSRDMGPMSRMGDMYRSGMAGMDRDFGRSDLGMNRPFGDSFGGLGGGYSGMGNAGMGSMGSGLGGGMGSMGMNTGFDRMGGNMDMGRGFGQYGGGSGHIGGMSDRGMGSKGGCQIFVRNLSYDLTWQKLKEKFSHCGQVMYAEIKMENGKSKGCGTVRFDSPESAEKACRMMNGTKINGREVDVRIDRNA; encoded by the exons ATGGCGGACGAGGAGCTGACGGCGGATCTTATTAAAGACATCAAACAGGAGGATTCAGAAGAGTCTCTAACTGGAGAAGGAGAGACGGAGCAACAAGAAAACAACAATGGCGATAAAAC GGATGCAGAAGAGGCCACAAAAGAGAAGCCAGAGCCCAAAGTGAAAAGTTCTGGGGCCCGGAAATCAAACCGCTACCATCCCTATAAAGACAGACATGGCAGTTCAGGGGACAAGAAAAGCAGCCACAGAAACCGAGTGTTCATTAGCAATATCCCGTATGATATGAAGTGGCAATCAATTAAAGATCTAATGCGTGAGAAAG TTGGTGAGGTTACATACGTGGAGCTCTTTAAGGATGGAGAAGGAAAGTCAAGG GGTTGTGG TGTGGTTGAATTCAAAGATGAAGAGTTTGTAAAGAAAGCCATTGAAGTCATGAGCAAACATGATTTAAATGGAAGACCACTGAACATCAAGGAG GATCCTGACGGCGAGCACGCACGGCGCGTTCTGCAGAAAGCGGGAAGGATGTATGGTGGGGGAAGAGGGCAGGATGCTGGATGCATTAATGTTCCCCCTTCCATCAGCAACAACCCCAACATCCCCCCTGATATCATCAATGCACTGCAGGCTGGCCGTCTTGGGACCACTGTATTTGTGGCCAAT CTGGACTTTAAGGTGAGCTGGAAGAAACTGAAGGAGGTTTTTAGTATGGCAGGAATGGTGAGGAGAGCAGACGTGAAGGAGGACAAAGATGGGAAAAGTCGAGGGATGGGGACAGTCACCTTTGAACAGCCACTTGAGGCTGTACAAGCCATCT CTATGTTAAATGGTCAGATGTTGTTCGACAGACAGATGCATGTGAAAATG gaTGAGAAATCACTTCCAGCGGATGACTTCAGACCAGCAGAAAAACAACCCCAGTTACCCA gagGTCTGGGTGGCATCGGCTTGGGTTTGGGTCCTGGTGGGCAGCCGATAAATGCCAACGATCTCGGTGGAGGAGGAATGGGCTCAATGGGACCTGGAG GAATGGACGGACCAGGATACAGTGGCATGAACCGCATGAGCG GAATGGGTGGAGGCTTCTCTGGAATGGGTGGAATGGGAGGTTTTGGTAGTAGAGACATGGGACCCATGAGCAGAATGGGAG ATATGTATCGTTCAGGAATGGCAGGGATGGACCGGGACTTTGGCAGGAGTGATCTGGGAATGAACCGTCCATTTGGAGACTCATTTGGTGGTctcg GTGGAGGTTATTCAGGAATGGGGAATGCAGGAATGGGATCCATGGGCTCTGGATTAG GTGGAGGAATGGGTAGCATGGGAATGAACACTGGGTTTGACCGAATGGGTGGGAATATGGACATGGGACGTGGCTTTGGCCAGTATGGAGGCGGTTCTGGTCACATAGGTGGAATGAGTGACAGGGGAATGGGGTCTAAAGGAGGATGCCAGATCTTTGTGAGAAAT CTCTCATACGATCTTACCTGGCAGAAGTTAAAGGAGAAGTTCAGTCACTGTG GTcaggtgatgtatgctgaaatAAAGATGGAGAATGGGAAGTCTAAAGGATGTGGAACAGTCCGTTTTGATTCTCCTGAGAGCGCAGAGAAAGCCTGCAGAATGATGAACGGAACCAAGATCAACGGAAGGGAGGTTGATGTTCGTATTGACCGCAATGCATAA
- the LOC127661706 gene encoding sodium/potassium/calcium exchanger 5 has product MGNYRMDKDSIPHRRKRRDILLYIIALVMLIFAAVNLIFYVGKTFQSSAPARIRRDVENVTDCIPPQSSEFPEGFFTLQERKDGGILIYFMIIFYMLLAVSIVCEDYFLPSLEVISERLGLSQDVAGATFMAAGSSAPELVTAFLGVFVTKGDIGVSTIMGSAVYNLLCICAACGLLTSAVCRLTCWPLFRDCLAYAISVAAVIAIISDNRVYWYDGACLLLVYGVYVVVLCFDLKISEYVIQRFSPCCTCLIKRSQERGEHQQLLGWSDDSSLRVHRRSRADSGIFQNDSGYSHLSLSLHGLNEITEEQKTVFTMPEHDLKRILWVLSLPAILLLYLTIPDCRKGFWKKFYMITFLMSAVWISAFTYVLVWMVTVVGETLGIPDTVMGMTLLAAGTSIPDTVASVMVAREGKGDMAMSNIVGSNVFDMLCLGLPWFIKTVFVDTESPVEVNSSGLVFMSCTLLLSIIFIFLAVHINGWKLDWKLGLVSLVCYILFATLSILYELGIIGNNPIRACAD; this is encoded by the exons ATGGGGAATTATAGAATGGACAAAGACTCAATTCCTCACAGAAGGAAAAGGAGAGACATTTTGCTGTATATAATTGCTCTAGTGATGCTTATATTCGCTGCGGTTAATCTTATTTTCTATGTTGGAAAGACTTTTCAGAGTTCAGCTCCTGCTAGAATACGCCGGGATGTTG AAAATGTAACCGACTGCATCCCACCGCAATCCTCAGAATTCCCAGAAGGATTTTTCACACTTCAGGAGAGGAAGGATGGAGGAATTCTTATTTATTTCATGATCATTTTTTACATGCTTTTGGCTGTCTCTATTGTCTGTGAAGATTATTTTCTGCCATCTCTTGAAGTCATTAGTGAAC GTCTTGGTCTTTCTCAAGATGTCGCTGGTGCCACTTTCATGGCAGCTGGGAGCTCCGCACCTGAACTAGTCACCGCATTTCTGG GTGTGTTTGTGACAAAAGGAGATATAGGCGTGAGCACAATCATGGGATCTGCTGTGTACAACCTTCTGTGCATCTGTGCAGCGTGTGGACTCTTAACCTCTGCG GTGTGTCGTCTCACCTGTTGGCCATTATTCAGGGACTGTCTTGCATATGCCATCAGTGTAGCCGCTGTGATTGCTATAATCTCAGATAACAGGGTTTACTG GTATGACGGCGCATGTCTTCTACTGGTGTATGGTGTTTATGTGGTGGTGCTGTGTTTCGATCTAAAGATCAGTGAGTATGTAATCCAGAGGTTCAGTCCCTGCTGTACATGTCTTATTAAGAGGTCACAGGAGCGCGGCGAACACCAGCAGCTTTTAGGGTGGAGTGACGACAGCAGCCTCAGAGTGCACCGGCGTTCCCGAGCCGATAGCGGAATCTTCCAGAATGATTCTGGATATTCTCACCTCTCTCTCAGTCTGCACGGCCTAAATGAAATAACCGAAG AACAGAAAACCGTGTTTACGATGCCAGAACATGACCTGAAGCGGATCCTTTGGGTTCTGTCCCTGCCTGCCATACTGCTGTTGTATCTGACTATACCTGACTGCAGGAAAGGCTTCTGGAAGAAATTCTACATGATCACATTTCTGATGTCTGCAGTCTGGATCTCTGCATTCACCTACGTTCTAGTGTGGATGGTCACAGTTGTCG GTGAGACACTGGGCATCCCTGATACAGTAATGGGAATGACTCTTCTTGCAGCGGGAACCAGCATCCCAGACACTGTTGCGAGTGTTATGGTGGCTCGTGAGG GTAAAGGTGACATGGCTATGTCCAACATTGTTGGTTCGAATGTGTTTGACATGTTGTGTCTCGGTCTGCCGTGGTTCATCAAGACTGTGTTTGTGGACACTGAATCTCCAGTGGAGGTGAACAGCTCAGGTCTGGTCTTCATGTCCTGTACATTGCTTCTCTCCATCATCTTCATCTTCTTGGCTGTTCACATTAATGGCTGGAAATTGGACTGGAAACTGGGCCTGGTGTCACTGGTCTGCTACATCCTCTTTGCCACATTGTCAATCTTGTATGAGCTTGGTATCATCGGGAACAATCCCATCCGAGCCTGTGCTGACTAA